A portion of the Bacteroidota bacterium genome contains these proteins:
- the nadA gene encoding quinolinate synthase NadA, which yields MDTLNIEKGYLDFEIDSCVDLFDEIEKLKKEKNAVILAHYYQDADIQDIADYIGDSLGLSQQAAKTNADIIVFAGVHFMAETAKILSPGKKVLLPDLNAGCSLADSCEPVKFAAFKALHPDHVVISYVNCSAEIKALTDIVCTSSNAVQIVQSVPLDKKIIFAPDKNLGRYIQKQTGREMVLWDGACMVHEIFSLEKITRLMVNNPNAKLIAHPECEEAVLEHAHFIGSTTALLNYAINDECMEFIVATETGILHQMIKAAPHKTFIPAPPNNSCACNDCPHMKLNTLEKVYLCLKYELPEIIIDNAIQKKAEICIKRMLKISENHGL from the coding sequence ATGGATACTTTGAATATTGAGAAAGGATACTTGGATTTTGAAATAGATTCTTGCGTAGATTTGTTTGATGAAATCGAAAAACTCAAGAAGGAAAAAAATGCAGTTATACTTGCTCATTATTACCAGGATGCCGATATTCAGGATATTGCAGATTATATTGGCGATAGCCTTGGTTTATCCCAACAAGCGGCCAAAACCAATGCAGATATAATTGTTTTTGCAGGTGTACATTTTATGGCCGAAACGGCAAAAATTCTTTCACCTGGAAAAAAGGTGTTATTGCCCGATTTAAACGCAGGATGTTCCCTTGCCGATAGTTGTGAACCAGTAAAATTCGCTGCCTTTAAAGCACTCCATCCTGATCATGTTGTAATTTCATATGTTAATTGTTCAGCTGAAATTAAAGCACTTACAGATATTGTTTGTACCTCCAGCAATGCTGTTCAAATTGTACAGAGTGTGCCACTAGATAAAAAAATAATTTTTGCCCCTGATAAAAACCTTGGCAGATATATTCAAAAACAAACCGGCCGGGAAATGGTTTTATGGGACGGGGCTTGTATGGTTCATGAAATATTTTCCCTTGAAAAAATAACACGATTGATGGTTAATAATCCCAATGCAAAACTTATTGCCCATCCTGAATGTGAAGAAGCAGTATTGGAGCATGCTCATTTCATTGGTTCAACTACTGCTCTTTTAAACTATGCAATTAATGATGAATGCATGGAGTTTATAGTGGCTACGGAAACAGGAATTTTGCACCAAATGATAAAAGCAGCTCCTCATAAAACATTTATACCTGCACCTCCTAATAATTCCTGTGCTTGTAATGATTGCCCTCATATGAAGTTAAATACACTTGAAAAGGTATATTTATGTTTAAAATATGAACTTCCTGAAATAATTATTGATAATGCTATTCAAAAGAAGGCAGAAATTTGCATTAAAAGAATGTTAAAAATATCTGAAAACCATGGATTATAA